One Dermatophagoides farinae isolate YC_2012a chromosome 6, ASM2471394v1, whole genome shotgun sequence genomic window carries:
- the LOC124493721 gene encoding uncharacterized protein LOC124493721 isoform X1 — protein MGTTGRFGGGGHGLTGPKHIWYDTDYSELYKGLAVVIGFFLFLVLLLLVFILISYLRKWYRLKKRPTNEQVQSSESMTTNNNNNNNNVAITQQHGHQPSTHSLNHVNHHQSINLQSLPSSGGKPSVLSLHSHKSSINKSGTPTTTTTNTGGGGQNQFNYIVDNKDQTAKFCKKHSRVGLSQNSSANSSQPPTPLSSKLSSSSLMTKKSSTSLINNTNLVTISSTTPSLPPPPPPSTTSTQLSMTPSTNIEFIHDPNIVMTATGAIGSMATIGGGINPSSSIQHQHHHHHHHGHYQEFPPPPQQQQPNTAIIYQTQQGQQLPSQPSHIVSVIQTNDLLQQQQQQQQQQRKDSHSSVHQAIQLSSGQILDQRPIGRSSLATITLS, from the coding sequence GGTATGATACAGATTATTCGGAATTATATAAAGGATTGGCGGTTGTTATTggttttttcctatttttgGTTCTACTATTATTGGTATTTATATTGATATCTTATCTACGTAAATGGTATCGCCTTAAGAAACGTCCAACAAACGAACAAGTacaatcatcagaatcaatgacaacaaataataataataataataataatgtagcCATCACTCAACAACATGGTCATCAACCATCAACACATTCATTAAATCatgttaatcatcatcaatcaattaatttacaatcattaccatcatctgGCGGTAAACCATCCgtattatcattacattcacataaatcatcaataaataaaagtggtacaccaacaacaacaacaacaaacactggtggtggtggtcaaaatcaatttaattataTTGTCGATAATAAAGATCAGACGGCaaaattttgtaaaaaacATAGCCGTGTTGGTTTATCACAGAATTCATCAGCCAATTCATCACAGCCACCAacgccattatcatcaaaattatcatcatcatcattgatgacaaaaaaatcatctacatcattaataaataatacaAATCTAGTTACAATATCATCGACAACGCcatcattaccaccaccgccaccaccatctACTACATCAACACAATTATCGATGACACCATCgacaaatattgaatttatacATGATCCAAATATTGTGATGACAGCAACAGGTGCCATAGGATCTATGGCAAccattggtggtggtataaatccatcatcatcaattcaacatcaacatcatcatcatcatcatcatggacattatcaagaatttccaccaccaccgcaacaacaacaaccgaataCAGCGATTATTTATCAAACACAACAAGGGCAACAATTACCATCACAACCATCACATATTGTATCCGttatacaaacaaatgatctattacaacaacaacagcagcagcaacaacaacaacgtaaaGATAGCCATTCATCTGTACATCAAGCTATACAATTATCTTCTGGACAGATATTGGATCAACGTCCAATTGGTCGATCGAGCTTGGCTACAATTACATTAAGTTAA
- the LOC124493721 gene encoding uncharacterized protein LOC124493721 isoform X2, translated as MTTNNNNNNNNVAITQQHGHQPSTHSLNHVNHHQSINLQSLPSSGGKPSVLSLHSHKSSINKSGTPTTTTTNTGGGGQNQFNYIVDNKDQTAKFCKKHSRVGLSQNSSANSSQPPTPLSSKLSSSSLMTKKSSTSLINNTNLVTISSTTPSLPPPPPPSTTSTQLSMTPSTNIEFIHDPNIVMTATGAIGSMATIGGGINPSSSIQHQHHHHHHHGHYQEFPPPPQQQQPNTAIIYQTQQGQQLPSQPSHIVSVIQTNDLLQQQQQQQQQQRKDSHSSVHQAIQLSSGQILDQRPIGRSSLATITLS; from the coding sequence atgacaacaaataataataataataataataatgtagcCATCACTCAACAACATGGTCATCAACCATCAACACATTCATTAAATCatgttaatcatcatcaatcaattaatttacaatcattaccatcatctgGCGGTAAACCATCCgtattatcattacattcacataaatcatcaataaataaaagtggtacaccaacaacaacaacaacaaacactggtggtggtggtcaaaatcaatttaattataTTGTCGATAATAAAGATCAGACGGCaaaattttgtaaaaaacATAGCCGTGTTGGTTTATCACAGAATTCATCAGCCAATTCATCACAGCCACCAacgccattatcatcaaaattatcatcatcatcattgatgacaaaaaaatcatctacatcattaataaataatacaAATCTAGTTACAATATCATCGACAACGCcatcattaccaccaccgccaccaccatctACTACATCAACACAATTATCGATGACACCATCgacaaatattgaatttatacATGATCCAAATATTGTGATGACAGCAACAGGTGCCATAGGATCTATGGCAAccattggtggtggtataaatccatcatcatcaattcaacatcaacatcatcatcatcatcatcatggacattatcaagaatttccaccaccaccgcaacaacaacaaccgaataCAGCGATTATTTATCAAACACAACAAGGGCAACAATTACCATCACAACCATCACATATTGTATCCGttatacaaacaaatgatctattacaacaacaacagcagcagcaacaacaacaacgtaaaGATAGCCATTCATCTGTACATCAAGCTATACAATTATCTTCTGGACAGATATTGGATCAACGTCCAATTGGTCGATCGAGCTTGGCTACAATTACATTAAGTTAA